From the genome of Cystobacter fuscus DSM 2262:
CGAGCTGCGGCAGGCCCAGGCCCGGCTGGTGGAGACGGCGCGCCGGGTGGGCATGGCGGAAGTCGCCTCCAGCGTCCTGCATGACGTGGGCAACGCCCTCACCAGCATCGTCGTGGACACCGCGCTCATGCGCGGCGCCGCGGCCACCTCCCGCGTGAGCCGCTTCCGGCAGGCCACCGCCCTGCTGGAGGACAACCGCTCCCAGCTCGCGGAGTTCCTCACCCAGGATGACCGCGGCCGCCACATGGTGGACTACCTCATCCGCCTGTCCGAGGAGCTGGAGCAGGAACACACCTCGCTCTCCAAGAACCTGGAGGCGCTGGACTCCAACGTGGCGCGGGTACGCTCCATCGTGGAGAGCCAGCAGGCGCATGCCACCTCCACCCTGTTGATGGAGGAGTGTGACCTGGGCGAGTTGGTGGACGAGGCCCTGCGCCTGCAACAGGGCGCCCTGTTCCAGGCGGGCATCACCGTCTCCCAGGAGGTGCCAGCGCTTCCGCCCGTGAAGACAGACAAGCACAAGGTGCTCACCATCCTCATCAACCTGCTCAGCAACGCGCGTCAGGCCATGGAGGCCCACCCCCAGGAGGAGCCCCACCTCACCGTCCGCGCGACGCTCGAGGACGGCTGGGTGCGCCTGCAAGTGGTGGACACGGGGGTGGGCATCGCCCCGGACATCCGCGAGCACCTCTTCACCCAGGGCTTCACCACCCGCGCCGAGGGCCATGGCATCGGCCTGCACTCCAGCGCGCTCGCCGCGCAGCTCATGGGCGGCCGCCTCACCCTGGACAGCGAGGGGCTCGGCCACGGCACCACCGCGACCCTGCTCATTCCCTTTCATACCCGGCGCGCCGTGGCGGCCCAGCGATGAACTCGGCGCAAGAGCGCCTTGCACCCGGCGTGGAACAGGGATAGGGAGGCGCTCCCCCCGCCCCCTTGCCGTCGGAGCCCGCCCCCCCGTGTTGGACCCCCGAGACCGCCGAGACCTGGCATGCCTGGGCCTGGTGGTCCTGGTGTACGGGCTCGCGTTGGCGCCGGTGCTCCACGCGACGGTGGGCCATGGCCACTCCCATTCCCGGCGCCAGGCCCCCGCGGCCCTGGAGGCGCGCGGCCACGAGCGGCAACCCGTCCTGGGCGCCGTGCAACACCAGCACCCGGTGGGCTCCGTGGAGCACCTGCTCGCGCTGGCCGTGGCCCGCGTGGAGATACGCGCCCCCGCGGTCCGCTGGACGCCCCTGCGGTGGGAAGTCTCCCGGGGGCCCTTGTCGCTGCCAGGTGAGCCACTCCGCCCGACGGCGATGCCGCAAGGCCCCTAGTCCCGGCCCCCCTTTCTGAAGTCAGTCACAAGCGTGCGCCCCGCGAAGGCGGGAGCGTCAGGCATTGGTCTGTCCGAGCCCCCCGTGATTCCACTCTGTCTGTTGCTCTGTGCCTCCCTGTCCCCCTGGGACGGTGGAGGAATGGAAGACGTCCCACCCTTGTCCGAGGAGCGGCGCGAAGAGGCGCCAGCTCCGCCCATCGAAGCGCCTCTCGAAGAGCCTCCCCCCGAGGAGACGCCGCCCCCGCCCGCCGCGAACACCACGGTGCGCGCGGCGCGGCCGGCGCATGGCGCGTCCGAGCTCACGATCGACCGGGAGGTGATGGACGCGGCGCCCCGCAGGGGCGCGGTGGACGTGCTGCGGCTGGTGCCGGGGCTCGTCGCCTCGCGGCATGGCGGCGAGGGCAAGGCCCAGCAGCTCTTCCTGCGCGGCTTCGACGCGCTCCACGGACAGGACGTGGAGCTGAACGTGGGGGGCCTGCCCGTCAACGAGGTGAGCCACATCCACGCGCTGGGCTACGCGGACATGAACTTCATCATCCCCGAGGTGGTGCGCGAGCTCCGGGTGACGGAGGGCTCCTACCGGGCCGCCCAGGGAGACTTCGCGGTGGCGGGCACGGTGCGGCTGGAGCTGGGGCTCGAGGAGCCCGGCGTGCTGCTGTCGGGGAGCCTGGGCCAGTACGGCCAGCACCGGGTGGTGGCCGCCTTCCGCCCGGGAGATGACGCGGAGACCTTCGCCGCGGTGGAGCTGGGCGAGGGCCAGGGCTTCGGACCGGGGCGGACCTTCGGACGGGCCTCCCTGCTCGCCCAGGCGGTGACGAGCGTGGAGACGGGCGCGGGCCGAATGCGGCTGCGAGCGCTCGCGGGCAGCTACACCACGCGCTTCGACTCCCCCGGCGTCGTGCGCGAGGACGACCTGCTCTCGGGCAAGAGCGGCTTCTTCGACGCCCCCTTCGCCCGGCAGGGTGGCGCGGCGACCCGGCACCAATTGCTGCTCGGCATGGAGCTGCCGCGGCAGGGCACGGCGCGCACGCTGCTGGAGGTCTTCGGTCTGCTGACGGATCTGCGCCTGCGCAACAACTTCACCGGCTTCCGGGTGGACGCGCGCGGGGACGGGCTGGAGCAGACGCATGACGCGCGGACGCTGGGCGTGCGCGCGGAACACCGGCGGCACGTCGAGGTGCTCGGCGAGGACGTGGCGCTGGAGCTGGGCCTGGGCGCCCGGAGGGATGGCGCCACCCAGACCCAGCGCCGCTACCGGGAGACGGACGGCACCTTCTTCGCCAACGAGGTGGACGCGCAGTTCGTGCAGACGAACGCGTGGGGCTACGCGGAGGCGCGGCTCGTCCTGGGCGCCTGGAGCCTGATGCTCGGCGGCCGGGCGGACGCGTTGGGCGTGGAGGTGTTCGACACCCTCGCCTTCCAGGATCCCCGCTACACCGACGGCCAGGGCTACTCCCGCGGGGCCTTCGGCACGCACCTGGGCGCGAAGGCGGGGCTCGAGCTCGCCCTCGCC
Proteins encoded in this window:
- a CDS encoding TonB-dependent receptor, with amino-acid sequence MEDVPPLSEERREEAPAPPIEAPLEEPPPEETPPPPAANTTVRAARPAHGASELTIDREVMDAAPRRGAVDVLRLVPGLVASRHGGEGKAQQLFLRGFDALHGQDVELNVGGLPVNEVSHIHALGYADMNFIIPEVVRELRVTEGSYRAAQGDFAVAGTVRLELGLEEPGVLLSGSLGQYGQHRVVAAFRPGDDAETFAAVELGEGQGFGPGRTFGRASLLAQAVTSVETGAGRMRLRALAGSYTTRFDSPGVVREDDLLSGKSGFFDAPFARQGGAATRHQLLLGMELPRQGTARTLLEVFGLLTDLRLRNNFTGFRVDARGDGLEQTHDARTLGVRAEHRRHVEVLGEDVALELGLGARRDGATQTQRRYRETDGTFFANEVDAQFVQTNAWGYAEARLVLGAWSLMLGGRADALGVEVFDTLAFQDPRYTDGQGYSRGAFGTHLGAKAGLELALAEYWRLFANYGDGFRSPQARSLSEGERTPFVSVRSAELGARREGERVAAQLSLFGSQVEDDVFFDHTVGTTSFTGETVRAGLSAALQARPLPGVLAALSATVAHARVLATNTLLPYFAPLVARGDLGWNRTVSVGGQPLALTAGLGMTLLGPKPLPFDEYSRTVFLADVLLGARLRGVALRLEVQNVLDARWRDGEFVYGSRFDPQAPASLVPSRHFTAGPPRTASLTLEVHL